The following proteins come from a genomic window of Polyangiaceae bacterium:
- a CDS encoding HD domain-containing protein: MKLRKGTGTPYLAHLLAVSALVAEHGGDEDQIVAALLHDTLEDIDGVTADDIERRFSARVAAFVVALSDTTTRPKPPWEERKRRYLAHLRSEPAELKLISAADKLHNARSLVRDYLQVGDALWDRFTASKEQTLWYYEAVLGALVDGWEHPILGELELTVRELLDIAGGEFNRD; this comes from the coding sequence ATGAAGCTGCGCAAGGGAACGGGTACGCCGTACCTCGCACACCTGCTCGCCGTGTCCGCGCTCGTCGCCGAGCACGGTGGTGACGAGGACCAGATCGTCGCCGCGCTCTTGCACGACACGTTGGAAGACATCGACGGCGTGACGGCAGACGACATCGAGCGACGCTTCAGCGCCCGTGTCGCGGCATTCGTCGTGGCGCTCAGCGACACGACGACGCGTCCCAAGCCGCCTTGGGAGGAACGCAAGCGGCGGTATCTGGCGCATCTGCGGAGTGAGCCCGCCGAGCTGAAGCTCATCAGCGCGGCTGACAAGCTCCACAACGCACGCTCGCTGGTGCGCGACTACCTGCAGGTCGGTGACGCGCTCTGGGACCGCTTCACCGCGTCCAAGGAGCAGACGCTCTGGTACTACGAAGCCGTGCTCGGCGCGCTGGTGGATGGCTGGGAGCACCCGATACTGGGCGAGCTCGAGCTCACCGTGCGCGAGCTGCTGGACATTGCCGGCGGCGAGTTCAACCGAGACTGA
- a CDS encoding VOC family protein yields the protein MPVTDSITILAVADLGRAAALYEALLGAPRSVDTPVYVELPVSAGHRLGLYQREGFARNTGELPAAIAGIAPAELYLRCDDVMAAIEVLERCGARPLSPLGPRPWGDEAAYFADPDGFVVAVARRG from the coding sequence ATGCCCGTGACCGACAGCATCACCATCTTGGCAGTGGCGGATCTGGGGCGCGCCGCCGCGCTGTATGAAGCGCTCTTGGGAGCGCCGCGCTCGGTGGACACCCCGGTGTACGTGGAGCTGCCCGTCTCCGCCGGCCATCGCCTGGGGCTGTATCAGCGGGAGGGCTTCGCACGGAACACCGGTGAGCTTCCGGCCGCCATCGCCGGCATTGCTCCAGCCGAGCTCTACCTCCGCTGTGACGACGTGATGGCGGCCATCGAGGTTCTCGAGCGCTGCGGCGCCCGGCCGCTGAGCCCCCTCGGCCCCCGGCCCTGGGGCGACGAAGCCGCGTATTTCGCCGACCCAGACGGCTTCGTGGTCGCGGTGGCGCGGCGGGGTTGA
- a CDS encoding class I SAM-dependent methyltransferase gives MRRRQLFELNDLTWVPPSIRESIVETLSRTLSWGSMLSGLVAPFQAFLREAETDRVLDLCCGAGGPAAILTQEFSRAGLSPPHFLLADLHPQASAWERVKRAAPGNIDYVPESVDATRIPPELTRGRARAIINAFHHFPPELAQRIVDDAIAQRAPLFISEAFDRNPVRFASFAPVGIPAVLANPLLTPEPSFGKVAVTWLSPLLLAASVWDGVVSTLRIYEESDLRRMVAGSAYRWSYGRYAYKPWGRGYYFYGVPS, from the coding sequence ATGCGCCGTCGCCAGCTCTTCGAGCTCAACGATCTCACCTGGGTTCCGCCGTCGATCCGCGAGTCCATCGTCGAAACCCTGAGCCGCACCTTGTCCTGGGGCTCCATGCTCTCGGGCCTCGTCGCGCCCTTCCAAGCGTTCCTGCGCGAGGCCGAAACGGACCGGGTGCTGGATCTCTGCTGCGGCGCCGGCGGTCCCGCCGCGATCCTCACCCAGGAGTTCTCCCGCGCGGGCCTCTCGCCGCCGCACTTCTTGCTCGCGGATCTCCATCCGCAAGCGAGCGCCTGGGAACGCGTGAAGCGCGCTGCCCCCGGCAACATCGACTACGTTCCGGAGTCGGTGGACGCCACGCGCATTCCCCCAGAGCTCACCCGCGGTCGCGCTCGCGCCATCATCAACGCCTTCCACCACTTTCCCCCGGAGCTCGCCCAGCGGATCGTCGACGACGCCATCGCTCAGCGCGCCCCGTTGTTCATCTCGGAGGCCTTCGATCGGAATCCGGTTCGGTTCGCGAGCTTCGCACCGGTGGGCATCCCGGCCGTGCTCGCGAACCCTTTGCTCACCCCCGAGCCGAGCTTCGGCAAGGTCGCCGTCACCTGGCTCTCTCCGCTGCTCCTCGCTGCCAGCGTGTGGGACGGCGTGGTCAGCACGCTCCGCATCTACGAAGAATCCGACCTCCGCCGCATGGTCGCCGGCTCCGCCTACCGCTGGAGCTATGGCCGCTACGCCTACAAGCCCTGGGGACGCGGCTACTACTTCTACGGCGTCCCCAGCTGA
- a CDS encoding tryptophanase, whose protein sequence is MSDEPFRTIIEPFRIKAVEPIPITTEGERSALLEKAGYNLFKLPATKVTIDLLTDSGTGAMSDKQWASLLSGDESYAGSRSYERFEHIVKELTGYSHVFPTHQGRAAERILFEAIVRDGDVIPNNTHFDTTRANLEHRGGVALDIPVVSEPGFGGNMDLTALERALRGNQRIPLVMMTLTNNAAGGQPVSLANTRAVRALCDRYNVPLFLDAARFAENAWLVKRREEGQHGRSPEEIAKEMFRLADGCTISAKKDGIVNIGGILATNRDDWAQLFEELEILTEGFPTYGGLAGRDLEAMAVGLMEALDPDYLKYREATIAYLARGFRAAGLPIVEPPGGHAVFVDAARALPHIPPAELPGQALAVELFREGGVRSVEIGTLMFADAARMELVRLALPRRVYTASHVDWVIETAERVAARLADIRGYRIVQEPPMLRHFSARLAPV, encoded by the coding sequence ATGAGCGACGAACCGTTCCGCACCATCATCGAGCCCTTTCGCATCAAGGCGGTGGAGCCCATTCCCATCACCACCGAGGGCGAGCGAAGCGCCCTGCTCGAGAAGGCCGGCTACAACCTGTTCAAGCTGCCCGCCACCAAGGTCACCATCGATCTACTGACGGATTCGGGCACCGGCGCCATGAGCGACAAGCAGTGGGCGAGCCTTTTGTCCGGAGACGAGTCTTACGCCGGAAGCCGCTCCTACGAACGCTTCGAGCACATCGTGAAGGAGCTCACCGGGTACTCGCACGTGTTTCCCACGCACCAGGGGCGCGCGGCCGAGCGCATCCTGTTCGAGGCGATCGTGCGCGACGGCGACGTGATCCCGAACAACACACATTTCGACACCACCCGCGCCAATCTCGAGCACCGCGGCGGCGTGGCGCTCGACATCCCGGTGGTCAGTGAGCCGGGCTTTGGCGGCAACATGGATCTGACCGCCCTCGAGCGCGCGCTCCGCGGCAACCAGCGCATCCCGCTGGTGATGATGACGTTGACCAACAACGCCGCGGGCGGGCAACCGGTGTCCCTCGCCAACACCCGTGCGGTGCGGGCGCTGTGCGATCGCTACAACGTGCCGCTGTTCTTGGACGCGGCGCGCTTCGCCGAGAACGCCTGGTTGGTGAAGCGCCGGGAGGAAGGCCAGCACGGCCGCTCGCCTGAGGAAATCGCCAAGGAGATGTTCCGCCTCGCGGATGGCTGCACCATCAGCGCCAAGAAGGACGGCATCGTCAACATCGGCGGGATCCTGGCCACGAACCGTGACGACTGGGCGCAGCTGTTCGAAGAGCTCGAGATCCTCACGGAAGGTTTCCCCACCTATGGCGGCCTCGCGGGCCGTGATCTCGAGGCCATGGCCGTCGGGCTGATGGAGGCCCTCGACCCCGACTACCTGAAGTACCGCGAAGCCACCATCGCCTACCTCGCGCGGGGATTCCGCGCCGCCGGCTTGCCCATCGTGGAGCCGCCGGGGGGCCATGCGGTGTTCGTGGATGCGGCGCGAGCGCTGCCGCACATTCCGCCCGCGGAGCTTCCGGGCCAGGCGCTCGCCGTGGAGCTGTTTCGAGAAGGCGGCGTTCGCAGCGTCGAGATCGGGACCCTGATGTTCGCCGACGCCGCGCGCATGGAGCTGGTGCGCCTCGCGCTGCCCCGACGGGTGTACACCGCCTCGCACGTGGATTGGGTGATCGAGACCGCCGAGCGCGTCGCCGCGCGCCTCGCCGACATCCGCGGCTATCGCATCGTGCAGGAGCCGCCCATGCTGCGCCACTTCAGCGCGCGCCTCGCCCCGGTCTGA
- a CDS encoding Crp/Fnr family transcriptional regulator, whose amino-acid sequence MGTLQILEKTPSLAGLEPEILTRMASSATTRTLNRGELLWQAGDPAKSFTILRSGLVKVVRPAPKGRSAICGIFGPPESVGDLALLKDSPYPADAVVATESATIVQIPRAMMMEAMRQAPNLATSVAAGMWSKLSALHNKIDVLSAGSVEARLATLLIKLYEQFGDDFDDDTSKILVTLSRRELADLVSTSFETAIRVMSRWDREGVLETNSDGFTIHKLDVLRDVAGVGDSGETAA is encoded by the coding sequence ATGGGAACGCTCCAGATCCTCGAAAAGACTCCGTCCCTCGCCGGCCTCGAGCCCGAGATCCTCACCCGCATGGCCAGCAGCGCCACCACCCGGACGCTCAATCGCGGCGAGCTCCTGTGGCAGGCCGGGGACCCCGCCAAGAGCTTCACGATCCTGCGCTCCGGCCTGGTGAAGGTCGTGCGTCCGGCGCCCAAGGGGCGATCGGCGATCTGCGGCATCTTCGGCCCGCCCGAGAGCGTCGGGGATCTGGCCCTGCTCAAGGACTCGCCCTATCCGGCGGACGCCGTGGTGGCGACCGAGTCGGCCACCATCGTCCAGATCCCCCGAGCCATGATGATGGAGGCGATGCGCCAGGCGCCGAACTTGGCCACCTCCGTCGCTGCCGGGATGTGGAGCAAGCTGTCCGCCCTGCACAACAAGATCGACGTGCTGAGCGCCGGCTCGGTGGAGGCGCGGCTGGCAACGCTGCTCATCAAGCTGTACGAGCAGTTCGGCGACGACTTCGACGACGACACCTCGAAGATCCTGGTGACGCTCTCACGGCGAGAGCTCGCGGATCTGGTGAGCACCTCCTTCGAGACCGCGATCCGGGTGATGAGCCGCTGGGATCGCGAAGGCGTGCTGGAGACCAACTCCGACGGCTTCACCATCCACAAGCTCGACGTGCTGCGCGACGTCGCTGGCGTGGGTGACTCCGGAGAGACCGCGGCCTGA
- a CDS encoding DNA-binding response regulator, with the protein MEISVTGLAVVGAVVFTVRLRRQAAVLGERAEVAEQQAETWRGEAEQLRGEADSLRDHLADVRAEAERWRAEAKEALDGLGVAIDAQFERWSLSSAEREVGLLLLKGLSHQEIADVRGVSERTARQQARAVYKKAGLSGRAELSAYFLEDLLLPQDQARRG; encoded by the coding sequence ATGGAGATCTCGGTCACCGGTCTCGCGGTGGTCGGCGCTGTCGTGTTCACCGTTCGCCTTCGCCGTCAGGCGGCAGTCCTCGGCGAGCGGGCCGAGGTAGCGGAGCAGCAAGCGGAGACTTGGCGCGGCGAGGCCGAGCAGCTCCGCGGTGAAGCGGATTCCCTGCGCGATCATTTGGCGGACGTCCGCGCGGAAGCCGAACGCTGGCGGGCGGAGGCCAAGGAGGCCCTCGATGGGCTCGGCGTGGCGATCGACGCACAGTTCGAGCGCTGGAGCTTGTCCAGCGCCGAACGCGAAGTGGGGCTCTTGCTGCTCAAGGGACTCTCGCACCAGGAAATCGCCGACGTGCGCGGGGTGAGCGAGCGTACGGCGCGACAGCAAGCGCGAGCCGTGTACAAAAAGGCGGGCCTTTCCGGGCGCGCAGAGCTGTCCGCCTATTTCCTCGAGGATCTCCTGCTCCCGCAGGACCAAGCGCGACGCGGGTGA
- a CDS encoding hemerythrin domain-containing protein, which produces MTVRERMLHDHEQLERSFKELESVVEGANAPTLVERWTAFERRVKAHFDAEERHLLPRLEDAHPNEVAELRREHEDILTRVADLGVRVDLHTLRQDAATDLLQRLRDHAKREDDALYRWADELGDPSLGERLLDALARQGRNVL; this is translated from the coding sequence ATGACCGTTCGCGAGCGCATGCTCCACGACCACGAGCAACTCGAGCGCTCCTTCAAGGAGCTGGAGAGCGTGGTGGAGGGCGCGAACGCTCCGACCCTGGTCGAGCGCTGGACGGCGTTCGAGCGGCGCGTGAAGGCGCACTTCGACGCCGAGGAGCGCCATCTGTTGCCACGGCTCGAGGACGCACACCCGAACGAGGTCGCCGAGCTCCGGCGCGAGCACGAGGACATCCTCACGCGCGTCGCAGATCTCGGCGTCCGGGTGGACTTGCACACGCTGCGGCAAGACGCGGCGACGGACCTCTTGCAGCGGCTGCGCGACCACGCCAAGCGCGAGGACGACGCGCTCTACCGCTGGGCCGACGAGCTCGGCGATCCGAGCCTCGGAGAGCGACTCCTGGACGCGCTCGCCCGCCAGGGCAGGAACGTCCTTTGA
- a CDS encoding IS66 family transposase — MENQLRDRDADVRVRDERIAQLEQQVALLKKQVAELLAKLGQNSSNSHKPPSTDTPDERRKRRNKDKAKRKERKRGAQKGHAGAHRELVPADKVNKFVDLFPSECENCWSALPEVPDRSAKRYQQTEIPPIEPYTTEWRRHEVTCPCCGYRTRAAFDGDVIPTSAFGPRVMAMMALLTGFYHLSRRKAADLLSDIVGVRVSLGALSAVEERVSDAVQPAVDEAWQLVEHADIKHTDGTSWSQAGATMALWVIASATVTVFKIVANSAKVTLQPLYGALHGILVSDRAKALGFWAMERRQICWAHLLRKFVSFSERDGPTGKFGKELLDYTGLVFDYWREFKAGKLDRDKFMVRMLPVRKQMEALIERAAGSKVAGLSGSCADILAHKAALWTFVETEGVEPTNNHGEREIRAFVLWRKRSFGTQSERGNVFAENLMTVAHTARKQNRNVLEFLTACCEAQRDKKAVPSLFRAATA, encoded by the coding sequence CTGGAAAACCAGCTTCGCGACAGAGATGCCGATGTCCGAGTCAGGGACGAGCGCATCGCTCAGCTTGAGCAACAGGTCGCGCTGCTGAAGAAGCAGGTTGCAGAGTTGCTCGCGAAACTCGGGCAGAATTCGAGCAACTCGCACAAGCCACCGTCCACCGATACACCCGATGAGCGGCGAAAGCGCCGCAACAAGGACAAGGCGAAGCGCAAAGAGCGCAAGCGCGGTGCCCAGAAGGGCCACGCTGGTGCGCACCGCGAGCTGGTGCCTGCGGACAAGGTCAACAAGTTCGTCGACCTGTTTCCGTCGGAATGCGAGAATTGCTGGAGCGCGCTACCGGAAGTCCCCGACCGGTCGGCGAAGCGCTATCAGCAGACCGAAATCCCGCCAATCGAGCCGTACACAACGGAGTGGCGCCGGCACGAGGTGACCTGCCCGTGTTGTGGCTACCGGACGCGCGCCGCGTTCGACGGGGACGTGATCCCGACGTCGGCGTTCGGTCCCCGGGTGATGGCGATGATGGCGCTACTGACGGGCTTCTACCACTTGAGCCGGCGCAAGGCGGCGGACTTGCTCTCGGACATTGTCGGCGTCCGGGTCTCGCTCGGGGCGTTGAGCGCTGTCGAGGAGCGTGTGAGCGACGCGGTCCAGCCGGCTGTGGACGAGGCGTGGCAGCTGGTCGAGCACGCCGACATCAAGCACACCGACGGTACGAGCTGGTCGCAGGCCGGGGCCACCATGGCGCTATGGGTGATCGCCTCGGCAACGGTCACGGTGTTCAAGATCGTGGCCAACAGCGCCAAGGTGACGCTCCAGCCGCTGTATGGCGCGCTACACGGGATCCTGGTCAGCGACCGCGCGAAGGCGCTCGGGTTCTGGGCGATGGAGCGGCGGCAGATTTGCTGGGCACATCTACTCCGCAAATTCGTGTCGTTCTCCGAGCGCGACGGACCTACAGGCAAGTTCGGCAAGGAGCTGCTGGACTACACGGGGCTCGTCTTCGACTACTGGCGTGAATTCAAGGCGGGCAAGCTCGACCGCGACAAGTTCATGGTGCGCATGCTTCCCGTCCGCAAGCAGATGGAGGCACTGATCGAGCGCGCGGCGGGCTCGAAAGTCGCGGGCTTGTCGGGCTCGTGCGCCGACATCTTGGCGCACAAGGCCGCGCTCTGGACCTTCGTCGAGACCGAGGGCGTCGAGCCCACGAATAACCATGGCGAGCGCGAGATCCGTGCCTTCGTTCTGTGGCGGAAGCGATCGTTCGGGACCCAGAGCGAGCGCGGCAACGTCTTCGCCGAAAACCTGATGACCGTCGCCCACACCGCCCGCAAACAGAACAGGAACGTGCTCGAGTTCCTCACCGCGTGCTGTGAGGCGCAGCGCGACAAGAAGGCCGTACCGTCCCTGTTCCGCGCTGCGACCGCGTGA
- a CDS encoding GHKL domain-containing protein has translation MAALGLLAVAPWLTAREASAMLDGTALELDLAGSLRFRLLELERRAEGAPSDDVRTFEQQLREQRALLVLLRKGDPTRHVARCPTSELCRRLDEHLARWDGELGPGLREAARAESVPRALLTSIGTEVTRLDGTVHLLAAAIQSQAEAARQLGMWATLAALGLVGLVGFGVWDVFGRIRRVRDAASEGAEAVLVAEAGEGTEIGHLSRALAIAAREAREHRRRDRRRLSELSAQQLAVRRTVAALGDWMGHRHDLDAVLEQIAGVAGYGRAELASPGAVPEVGEGDVSLELHHAGGDLGTLVLRERQYPKPPNEEQDVLLDTLGQVLTIALVAARTLELGEVRGELSAALASASSVHGAAPWLGSAIRRMVDYEEAVVELLDARGRVEERIDVSAPASARTAPPRLEEGLEVLDLPDGGEELDLSLGVDGAAVGRLRLLRRASRFSESDRARAREVAATVASAVARMELTARLRATQQWQTLGAFGRLLAHEIRNPLNSLSLQLQLVERSMARADDETRRGFEKRIESARQEMRRLDALVSDYLELHQVSGRLTFAHVDVDAVVTSVLRQERELLEQSRTRVETDLAPVCIEADGEKLSGLLVHLLHNAVEAMQGSAERRIDIRLTADDERVVLTVADTGPGLEQPREIFLPGYSKKPGGTGMGLAICRQIAEGHGGRLTATNGPQGGAELRLELPIRRSAET, from the coding sequence TTGGCGGCGCTGGGATTGCTCGCCGTCGCGCCTTGGCTCACGGCGCGAGAGGCCAGCGCGATGCTCGACGGCACGGCGCTGGAGCTGGATCTCGCGGGCTCCTTGCGCTTTCGCCTGCTGGAGCTGGAGCGGCGCGCCGAGGGAGCGCCGAGCGACGACGTTCGCACCTTCGAGCAGCAGCTGCGAGAGCAACGCGCGCTCCTCGTGCTGCTCCGGAAGGGCGACCCCACCCGCCACGTCGCCCGCTGCCCGACGTCGGAGCTGTGCCGTCGCCTGGACGAGCACCTGGCTCGCTGGGACGGCGAGCTCGGCCCCGGGCTTCGCGAGGCCGCGCGCGCCGAGAGCGTCCCCCGAGCACTGCTGACCAGCATCGGCACGGAGGTGACGCGTTTGGACGGCACCGTGCATCTGCTCGCGGCGGCCATCCAGAGCCAGGCCGAGGCGGCGCGGCAGCTCGGCATGTGGGCGACCCTGGCAGCGTTGGGGTTGGTCGGCCTCGTGGGTTTCGGGGTGTGGGACGTGTTCGGGCGCATCCGCAGAGTGCGCGATGCCGCTTCCGAAGGCGCCGAGGCCGTGCTGGTGGCGGAGGCCGGGGAAGGCACGGAGATCGGGCACCTGTCGCGTGCGTTGGCGATTGCCGCTCGCGAGGCACGGGAGCACCGGCGTCGGGATCGTCGCCGCCTTTCGGAGCTGTCGGCACAGCAGCTCGCCGTGCGGCGAACCGTGGCGGCCCTCGGGGATTGGATGGGACACCGCCACGACCTCGACGCCGTGCTGGAGCAGATCGCAGGGGTCGCGGGCTATGGGCGCGCCGAGCTCGCGTCGCCGGGCGCTGTGCCGGAGGTGGGTGAGGGTGACGTGAGCCTGGAGCTGCACCACGCTGGTGGCGACCTCGGCACCTTGGTGCTTCGTGAGCGCCAATATCCCAAACCCCCGAACGAAGAGCAGGACGTGCTGCTCGACACCCTGGGTCAGGTGTTGACCATCGCATTGGTCGCCGCCCGCACGCTGGAGCTCGGGGAGGTGCGCGGTGAGCTGTCGGCGGCGCTGGCCAGCGCCTCCTCGGTGCACGGCGCTGCGCCGTGGCTCGGCTCTGCCATCCGCCGGATGGTCGACTACGAAGAGGCCGTCGTGGAGCTCTTGGACGCCCGCGGGCGGGTAGAGGAGCGCATCGACGTCAGCGCTCCGGCCAGCGCGCGGACGGCTCCGCCGCGCTTGGAGGAAGGGCTGGAGGTGCTGGACCTACCCGACGGTGGCGAGGAGCTCGACCTGAGCCTCGGGGTGGACGGCGCCGCCGTGGGTCGGCTTCGCCTGCTGCGCCGAGCGTCGCGCTTCAGTGAGTCGGATCGGGCCCGTGCCCGCGAGGTGGCCGCTACCGTCGCCTCCGCCGTCGCGCGCATGGAGCTCACGGCACGGCTGCGCGCGACCCAGCAATGGCAGACGTTGGGCGCCTTTGGGCGGCTCTTGGCCCACGAGATCCGAAACCCCCTCAACTCGCTGTCGTTGCAGCTGCAGCTCGTGGAACGCAGCATGGCGCGCGCCGACGACGAAACCCGCCGGGGCTTCGAGAAGCGCATCGAGTCTGCGCGGCAGGAAATGCGCCGCCTCGACGCGCTGGTCAGCGACTACCTCGAGCTGCATCAGGTGTCGGGTCGCTTGACCTTCGCCCACGTCGACGTCGACGCCGTGGTCACCAGCGTGCTGCGTCAAGAGCGTGAGCTCCTCGAGCAGAGCCGGACGCGCGTGGAGACGGATCTGGCCCCGGTGTGCATCGAGGCGGACGGGGAGAAGCTCAGCGGCCTGCTGGTGCATCTGCTCCACAACGCCGTAGAGGCGATGCAAGGCTCGGCCGAGCGGCGCATCGACATCCGGCTCACCGCCGACGACGAACGCGTGGTGCTCACCGTGGCGGACACTGGTCCCGGCCTCGAGCAGCCCCGAGAGATATTCCTGCCGGGCTACAGCAAGAAGCCCGGGGGCACCGGCATGGGCCTGGCGATCTGCCGCCAGATCGCCGAGGGGCACGGGGGACGTCTGACCGCCACCAACGGCCCCCAGGGCGGCGCGGAGCTCCGGCTGGAGCTCCCCATCCGCCGTAGCGCAGAGACCTGA
- a CDS encoding TIGR04053 family radical SAM/SPASM domain-containing protein, translating to MTPGVLARVDGADTDGRQRGGARKKCVPQWLNRQKRRSAALPLGTHADFASAPKQRHEGCSRAPLVTSTRYDERPFIAIWETTQACDLVCKHCRACAQPERSRDELSTQEAFRLLDRFAEVRVPLVVLTGGDPAKRPDLLELVHYGTRRGLAMGLTPSTTPLVTPELVERLAQAGLKRLAVSIDGPEPMVHDGFRGVSGSFEHSLRILAAARAAGIPTQVNTSVHAGSIDRLSEMAAVVRRAGSVLWSVFFLVPTGRAEAHMLPSADAVEAALSELADIAQREPFAVKTTAAQHYRRVLLQRKKATGSQAQHGVYGQQAVRINDGRGFLFVSHRGEIFPSGFLPIPCGNVRGDDVIAVYREHPVFRALRDPGELGGKCGACEYKSVCGGSRARAFGLTGDYLASDPLCAYQPPGWVDDQEGAPRRLRHLAMAPA from the coding sequence ATGACGCCTGGGGTTCTAGCCCGAGTCGACGGGGCTGACACTGACGGCCGCCAGCGCGGGGGAGCGCGAAAGAAATGCGTTCCACAATGGCTCAATCGGCAGAAAAGGCGCAGCGCAGCGCTCCCCCTGGGCACACACGCGGATTTCGCGTCGGCTCCGAAGCAACGGCACGAAGGTTGCTCTCGTGCTCCCCTCGTGACGTCCACGCGCTATGACGAGCGCCCGTTCATCGCCATCTGGGAAACGACGCAGGCGTGCGATCTGGTGTGCAAACACTGCCGGGCCTGTGCCCAACCGGAGCGTAGTCGAGACGAGCTCTCCACCCAGGAGGCGTTTCGGTTGCTCGACCGCTTCGCGGAGGTGCGGGTGCCACTCGTGGTGCTGACCGGCGGCGACCCGGCAAAGCGCCCGGATCTTCTGGAGCTCGTGCACTACGGGACTCGTCGAGGGCTGGCGATGGGGCTGACGCCATCGACCACGCCGCTGGTGACGCCAGAGCTCGTGGAGCGGCTGGCACAGGCCGGCCTGAAGCGCTTGGCGGTGAGCATCGACGGGCCGGAGCCGATGGTCCACGACGGGTTTCGCGGCGTGTCGGGGAGCTTCGAGCACTCCCTTCGGATCCTGGCGGCGGCGCGCGCAGCGGGCATTCCGACCCAGGTGAACACCAGCGTCCACGCGGGCAGCATCGATCGCCTGAGCGAGATGGCGGCTGTGGTCCGCAGGGCCGGCAGCGTGCTTTGGAGCGTGTTCTTCCTGGTGCCCACGGGGCGCGCCGAGGCCCACATGCTTCCCTCGGCTGATGCGGTGGAAGCAGCGCTTTCGGAGCTGGCGGACATCGCCCAGCGGGAGCCTTTTGCGGTGAAGACCACGGCGGCCCAGCACTATCGACGCGTGCTGCTGCAGCGCAAGAAGGCAACCGGCAGCCAGGCGCAGCACGGCGTCTACGGCCAGCAGGCGGTGCGCATCAACGACGGGCGCGGCTTCTTGTTCGTGTCTCACCGCGGGGAGATCTTCCCGAGTGGGTTTTTGCCCATACCGTGCGGCAACGTTCGCGGGGACGACGTCATCGCGGTGTACCGGGAGCACCCGGTGTTCCGGGCCTTGCGAGATCCCGGAGAGCTTGGGGGGAAGTGCGGTGCCTGCGAGTACAAGAGCGTGTGTGGAGGCTCGCGGGCCCGTGCCTTCGGGTTGACCGGGGACTACCTCGCCTCCGACCCGCTGTGCGCCTACCAGCCCCCCGGCTGGGTCGACGATCAGGAAGGAGCGCCACGACGGTTGCGCCACTTGGCGATGGCCCCGGCGTAA
- the selD gene encoding selenide, water dikinase SelD, with amino-acid sequence MVEVLKTLPVFSHRWVSSAPGPLDDAAVVHPEGAERDMVLTLDVITPLVDDPETFGRIAAANALSDVYAMGGRPEVALSFVGIPDGVGLDVLEQILHGVADKAREAECGIVGGHSIRDSEPKVGLAVVGSVARDGAWTHRQATAGQKLVLTKALGTGVLAQALRAGAARAEDMDHAVRSMQALNARACAAGLGRGVTAATDVTGYGLLGHLWHMVSASGVAARLDAARVPLLPGALEAAGAGHVPGGSKRNLSYVKAQLRGEESLPPALLTVLADAQTSGGLLLCVPAAQADALVTELGAPAVVIGEIVADEPKTISLG; translated from the coding sequence CTGGTCGAGGTCCTGAAAACCCTTCCCGTCTTCTCCCATCGTTGGGTGAGCTCCGCGCCGGGGCCGCTCGACGACGCGGCGGTGGTCCATCCCGAAGGCGCCGAACGCGACATGGTCCTCACCCTGGACGTGATCACCCCGCTGGTGGACGATCCAGAGACCTTCGGGCGCATCGCCGCGGCCAACGCCCTGTCCGACGTCTACGCGATGGGCGGAAGGCCGGAGGTAGCGCTTTCTTTCGTGGGGATTCCCGACGGCGTCGGCCTCGACGTGCTCGAACAAATCCTTCACGGTGTCGCGGACAAGGCTCGGGAAGCAGAGTGCGGGATCGTCGGCGGGCACAGCATTCGCGATTCGGAGCCGAAGGTCGGACTGGCGGTCGTCGGCTCGGTCGCCCGCGATGGCGCCTGGACCCACCGCCAGGCCACGGCGGGACAGAAGTTGGTTCTCACCAAGGCGCTGGGGACGGGCGTGCTGGCTCAGGCTCTGCGAGCCGGTGCCGCCCGAGCCGAGGACATGGATCACGCCGTGCGCTCGATGCAGGCCCTCAACGCCCGGGCCTGCGCCGCCGGGCTCGGGCGCGGCGTCACCGCCGCCACCGACGTCACGGGCTACGGACTGCTCGGCCACCTGTGGCACATGGTGAGCGCCAGCGGCGTCGCGGCGCGCCTCGACGCCGCTCGGGTCCCGCTGCTCCCGGGCGCCCTCGAGGCGGCCGGCGCGGGGCACGTGCCCGGCGGCTCGAAGCGGAACCTGAGCTACGTGAAGGCCCAGCTGCGGGGAGAAGAGAGCCTGCCCCCTGCCCTGCTCACCGTGCTGGCGGACGCCCAAACGAGCGGAGGGCTGTTGCTGTGCGTACCCGCCGCCCAGGCCGATGCCCTGGTCACGGAGCTGGGGGCGCCGGCAGTGGTGATCGGCGAAATCGTCGCCGACGAGCCCAAGACGATCAGTCTCGGTTGA